One window of Quercus robur chromosome 5, dhQueRobu3.1, whole genome shotgun sequence genomic DNA carries:
- the LOC126726586 gene encoding putative hydrolase C777.06c, translating to MANPNLTENGVLDSSALIFLGTGCSSAVPNARCLIQPSDPPCEVCFRSLSVPPDRNPNYRCNTSLLIDYFRSDGNHSYILIDVGKTFREQVLRWFTVHKIPRVDSIVLTHEHADAVLGLDDIRIVQPYSPTNDIDPTPIYLSQHAMESLAVKFPYLIPKKLKEGQELRRVAQLDWKIIEDDCEKPFVASSLKFVPLPVMHGEDYICLGFLFGDKSRVAYISDVSRFPASTEYVISKSGAGQLDLIILDTLYKEGSHNVHFCLPQTLEALKRICPKRALLIGMTHEFDHHKDNEFLMEWSIREGISVQLAHDGLRIPIDL from the exons ATGGCGAACCCTAATCTGACCGAGAACGGTGTCCTCGACTCGTCGGCGCTGATCTTTTTGGGGACCGGGTGCTCCAGCGCCGTCCCCAACGCGCGGTGCCTCATCCAGCCCTCCGATCCTCCTTGCGAGGTCTGCTTTCGGTCCTTGTCCGTACCGCCCGATCGTAACCCTAATTACAG GTGCAATACATCCCTTTTGATTGATTATTTCCGTAGCGATGGTAATCACAGCTATATATTGATTGATGTTGGGAAGACGTTTCGGGAGCAAGTACTCCGGTGGTTTACTGTCCATAAGATTCCTAGAGTGGATTCC ATTGTTTTGACTCATGAACATGCTGATGCAGTTCTTGGTCTGGATGATATTCGTATTGTGCAACCATATAGTCCTACAAATGACATTGATCCCACTCCCATATACCTATCTCAGCATGCAATGGAGAG TCTTGCAGTGAAATTTCCTTACTTGATTCCAAAGAAACTAAAAGAAGGTCAAGAATTGAGACGGGTTGCGCAGCTTGACTGGAAGATAATTGAGGATGACTGTGAGAAACCATTTGTTGCATCAAGCCTAAAATTTGTTCCTTTGCCA gtTATGCATGGAGAAGATTACATCTGTTTGGGTTTTCTCTTTGGTGACAAGTCTAGAGTAGCTTATATATCTGATGTTTCACGCTTTCCTGCAAGCACAGAGTATG TTATTTCAAAAAGTGGGGCTGGACAGTTGGATCTTATTATATTGGATACACTATATAAG GAAGGATCCCATAATGTCCACTTTTGCCTCCCACAG ACCCTTGAAGCTTTGAAGAGGATATGCCCTAAGCGAGCCCTGTTAATTGGAATGACTCATGAGTTTGATCATCACAAGGACAATGAATTTCTAATGGAATGGTCTATAAG GGAAGGAATCTCTGTGCAGCTTGCGCATGATGGTTTGAGAATACCCATAGACCTATGA